DNA sequence from the Janibacter sp. CX7 genome:
GGGGCGTCGGGGTAGACGGCGGTCGTCGCGGTGAGCCCGTGCTCGGCGAGCGTGCGGTCGAGCAGCGCGACGCTCTCGGGCGGCATCGACTGGTCCTTGTCGGCGTGCCCGTAGACGAACTCCGCTGTGGCAGAGGCGAGTCGCAGGTGCGGGCTGTCCGGTTCGTCGGTGGCCAGGCGCGCACCGTGGAAGCCGCCGCACGCCGCGACGCTCGGCTCGAGGCCGGCGACGCGGGTCGAGAACTTCGCACCCATGCAGTAGCCGGTGACGCCGATCGGCCCGTCGGTCACGCCGTCGAGCGCCCGCAGCGCCGCCACGTAGTGCGGGGTGTCCCGCTCCATCGCCGGCCCGTCGAGCGCGGCGAGATAGGGCGCGGCGACCGCGCCGTAGGCGGCCCGCTCCTCGGGGATCCGCAGGTCGGTGCGGGGTGTCGTCTCCGCGGCCGTGCCGGAGCGGTACATCGTGTTGGGCGCGAGGACGATGCAGCCCCACGACGCGATGCGGTCGGCCATCTCCTCGATGCGGGCCCGCAGCCCGAGCGCGTCGATGCACAGCAGGACGCCGGGGTGCGGCTGGTCGTCGGGCCGGGCGACGACGGCCTCGGCCGTCCCGTCCGCCGCCGGGATCTCGATGAAGGGGCGCATGCTCCGCACGCTAACGACCCCCCTTCGCCGTGGCCAGCCCCACCCCGATCGCAGGACGAAGGGGGCCGGCTCAGCGCGCCTCGGCCGTCGCCTTGAGCGCGGCGAGCCCCTTGTCGAAGTCCTTGCCGATGGCCTTGTCGAAGAAGAGTCGGCCCATGAGGCTCATCACCGCACCGCGGCGACCGGTCATCGTCCACGAGACGTCGGTGCCACCGCCGGTCCCCGCACCGCCGCTCGGCACGAGGTCGAAGCGCGTGACGTTGGAGGCCTTGAAGGGCTTGAGGAAGTCGAGGTCCAGCACCACCGCGGCGGGGTCCGACGAGGTGATGCGCATCCTCCCTTCGCCGGCCTGCTTGTTGCCCGCCCACTCATAGGTGGCGCCGACACCGCGCTCCGGGCCGGAGTAGGTGCGCCGCAGGTCGGGGTCGACGCCCTCCCACGGCGACCAGTGCACCCACTCGCGGAAGTCGTCGAGGAGAGCGCGCACGGTCTCCGGGTCGGCGTCGACGTGCGTCGACCGGGACAGCTCGAAGTCGGCCATGGGTCAGATCCTGTCACCACCCATGGCTAGGGTGGCGCCCGTGCGTATCGCGACCTGGAACGTCAACTCCATCCGCTCCCGCGTCGACCGCGTCGAGGCCTGGCTGCAGCGCAGCGATGTCGACGTGCTCGCCATCCAGGAGACGAAGGCGAAGGAGGAGCAGTTCCCCTTCGACCGCTTCCGCGACCTCGGCTACGAGGTGGCCCACCACGGCATCAACCAGTGGAACGGCGTGGCGATCCTCTCCCGGGTCGGGCTCGAGGACGTGGCGATCGGCTTCGACGGCGACCCCGGCTTCGGCGATCCGGTGGCCCCCGAGGCACGCTCGATCGGCGCGACCTGTGGCGGCGTGCGGGTCTGGTCCCTCTACGTGCCCAACGGCCGCACCCTCGACGACCCGCACATGGCCTACAAGCTCGAGTGGCTGGCCCGGCTGCGTGACCGCGCCGTCGAGTGGGCCGCCGACGGCACCCCCGTCGCCCTCTGCGGCGACTGGAACGTCGCGCCCCAGGACGAGGACGTGTGGTCGATGGAGTACTTCGCCGACAAGACCCACGTCTCCCCGCCGGAGCGGGCCGCCTTCCACGCCTTCCTCGACGCGGGCTTCACCGACGTCGTGCGCCCGCACGCCCCCGGCCCCGGCACCTACACCTACTGGGACTACCAGCAGCTCGCCTTCCCCAAGCGCCGCGGCATGCGCATCGACTTCGTCCTCGGGTCGGCGTCCTTCGCCGAGCGGGTGAGCGGCGCGGCGATCGACCGCGAGGAGCGCAAGGGCAAGGGCGCGAGCGACCACGCGCCGGTCATCGTCGGTCTCGACGGTGACGACGGCGCGGCCGTGGACAAGCCGGTCGAAGGGGGCCCCGCCCGGTGAGTGCCGACC
Encoded proteins:
- a CDS encoding SRPBCC family protein, with translation MADFELSRSTHVDADPETVRALLDDFREWVHWSPWEGVDPDLRRTYSGPERGVGATYEWAGNKQAGEGRMRITSSDPAAVVLDLDFLKPFKASNVTRFDLVPSGGAGTGGGTDVSWTMTGRRGAVMSLMGRLFFDKAIGKDFDKGLAALKATAEAR
- a CDS encoding dienelactone hydrolase family protein, which codes for MRPFIEIPAADGTAEAVVARPDDQPHPGVLLCIDALGLRARIEEMADRIASWGCIVLAPNTMYRSGTAAETTPRTDLRIPEERAAYGAVAAPYLAALDGPAMERDTPHYVAALRALDGVTDGPIGVTGYCMGAKFSTRVAGLEPSVAACGGFHGARLATDEPDSPHLRLASATAEFVYGHADKDQSMPPESVALLDRTLAEHGLTATTAVYPDAPHGYTMTDTASHQQAGEDRHWRELRELFDRTLVA
- a CDS encoding exodeoxyribonuclease III — encoded protein: MRIATWNVNSIRSRVDRVEAWLQRSDVDVLAIQETKAKEEQFPFDRFRDLGYEVAHHGINQWNGVAILSRVGLEDVAIGFDGDPGFGDPVAPEARSIGATCGGVRVWSLYVPNGRTLDDPHMAYKLEWLARLRDRAVEWAADGTPVALCGDWNVAPQDEDVWSMEYFADKTHVSPPERAAFHAFLDAGFTDVVRPHAPGPGTYTYWDYQQLAFPKRRGMRIDFVLGSASFAERVSGAAIDREERKGKGASDHAPVIVGLDGDDGAAVDKPVEGGPAR